A genome region from Dolichospermum compactum NIES-806 includes the following:
- a CDS encoding Uma2 family endonuclease translates to MIQALPKTKPVTFEDFVQWKPEEKYYELHNGVVIKMNQPLGDHEWIILFLNDIIFSEYKRLGLPYSISKTVLVKPPENESAYAPDVLLLNPSNLINEPLWKKSATVTQAASIPLVIEVVSTNWRVDYLAKVKDYEEIGIPEYWIVDYLGLGGTPYIGNPKQPTISIYDLINGEYRVSQFRENETIVSPTFPEITLTANQIFQAGM, encoded by the coding sequence ATGATTCAAGCATTACCAAAAACTAAACCAGTAACTTTTGAAGATTTTGTGCAATGGAAACCAGAAGAAAAGTATTATGAATTACATAATGGAGTGGTTATTAAAATGAATCAACCTTTAGGTGATCATGAGTGGATTATCCTGTTTTTGAATGACATAATCTTTTCAGAATATAAACGGTTAGGTTTGCCCTATAGTATATCAAAAACCGTCTTAGTGAAACCTCCTGAAAATGAATCTGCTTACGCACCTGATGTTTTACTACTCAATCCATCTAATTTAATTAATGAGCCATTATGGAAAAAATCAGCTACAGTCACTCAAGCTGCATCAATACCATTAGTAATTGAAGTTGTGAGTACAAATTGGCGTGTTGATTACTTGGCAAAAGTGAAAGACTATGAAGAAATTGGTATTCCTGAATATTGGATAGTTGATTATTTAGGTTTAGGTGGAACTCCCTATATAGGAAATCCCAAACAACCAACTATTTCTATCTATGATTTAATCAATGGGGAATATCGAGTTAGTCAATTTAGAGAAAATGAAACTATAGTATCACCAACCTTCCCAGAAATTACCCTCACTGCTAACCAGATTTTTCAAGCTGGAATGTAA
- the cysS gene encoding cysteine--tRNA ligase — protein sequence MTLSIYNTLTRRQEQFTTVEPGKVKMYYCGVTVYDYCHLGHARACIVWDVVRRYLEFIGYDVRYIQNFTDIDDKILKRARKEDSSMEVVAERYIQAYFEDMSRLGIKEADEYPRATHTMNGIQRLIHDLEHKGFAYPSNGDVYYAVQSFAEYGKLSGRKLEDMQAGASERVNVEDAEYQKKRYPFDFALWKAAKPGEPAWESPWGKGRPGWHIECSAMVRDRLGDTIDIHAGGADLIFPHHENEIAQSEAVTGKPLANYWLHNGMVKVDGEKMSKSLGNFITIRQLLDRGVDPMAVRLFVMMAQYRKPIDFTDDAILAATNGWHTIKEGLLFGYQHGKKLEWDESNLIQNPKSKIQNSEIEKFKEAVDDDFNFPGGLAVIFELAKELIREGNIIVHQGKTGTSANELLEKWQTLITLADVLGLTAKPETETPAQDSLSDMEIEELIQQRQAARKAKNFGESDRIRDQLLTKGISLIDSKEGTRWHKG from the coding sequence ATGACCCTATCTATTTACAATACTCTTACCCGTCGTCAAGAACAATTTACCACCGTCGAACCTGGAAAGGTTAAAATGTATTACTGCGGTGTGACGGTTTATGATTACTGCCATTTGGGTCATGCTAGAGCTTGTATTGTTTGGGATGTAGTGCGTCGTTACCTTGAGTTTATTGGTTATGATGTGCGTTATATCCAAAATTTTACTGATATTGATGATAAAATTCTCAAACGCGCACGAAAAGAAGATTCTTCGATGGAAGTTGTTGCAGAACGCTATATCCAAGCTTATTTTGAGGATATGTCACGGTTGGGGATTAAAGAGGCTGATGAATATCCCCGCGCGACACATACAATGAATGGGATTCAAAGATTAATTCACGATTTAGAACACAAAGGTTTTGCGTATCCGTCTAATGGTGATGTGTATTATGCTGTCCAAAGTTTTGCTGAGTATGGCAAACTTTCGGGACGCAAATTGGAGGATATGCAAGCTGGTGCAAGTGAACGGGTAAATGTCGAAGATGCAGAATATCAAAAGAAGCGATACCCCTTTGATTTTGCTCTGTGGAAGGCTGCAAAACCCGGTGAACCTGCGTGGGAGTCTCCCTGGGGAAAAGGTCGTCCAGGATGGCACATTGAATGCTCTGCGATGGTGCGCGATCGCCTGGGTGATACTATAGATATTCATGCTGGTGGTGCTGACTTAATTTTCCCTCACCATGAAAACGAAATTGCTCAATCGGAAGCTGTAACTGGCAAACCTTTAGCTAATTATTGGTTACACAATGGCATGGTGAAGGTAGATGGGGAAAAAATGTCTAAATCCTTGGGTAATTTTATCACCATTCGTCAATTATTAGATCGGGGTGTAGACCCAATGGCGGTCAGATTATTTGTGATGATGGCACAATATCGCAAACCTATAGATTTTACCGATGATGCTATATTAGCAGCAACTAACGGCTGGCATACTATCAAAGAAGGATTACTCTTTGGTTATCAACATGGTAAAAAATTAGAGTGGGATGAATCTAACCTCATCCAAAATCCAAAATCTAAAATCCAAAATTCGGAGATTGAGAAATTCAAAGAAGCTGTTGATGATGATTTTAATTTCCCTGGTGGATTAGCAGTAATTTTTGAATTAGCCAAAGAATTAATTCGGGAAGGCAATATTATTGTTCATCAAGGCAAAACAGGAACTTCAGCAAATGAATTACTGGAAAAATGGCAAACCTTAATTACATTAGCAGATGTTTTGGGTTTAACCGCTAAACCAGAAACAGAAACACCTGCACAGGATAGTTTAAGTGATATGGAAATTGAGGAACTAATTCAACAAAGACAAGCAGCAAGAAAAGCCAAAAACTTCGGCGAATCTGATAGGATTCGTGATCAACTATTAACAAAAGGCATTAGCTTAATAGATAGTAAAGAAGGCACACGCTGGCACAAAGGTTAA